In Sphingomonas psychrotolerans, the following proteins share a genomic window:
- the cysD gene encoding sulfate adenylyltransferase subunit CysD: MGSELPSSPLTHLQRLEAESIHILREVVAEAERPVMLYSIGKDSAVMLHLAKKAFYPAPPPFPLLHVDTTWKFKAMYELRDRAARAAGMELIVHRNPDALAQGVNPFDHGSLHTDLWKTEGLKQALDLHGFDAAFGGARRDEEKSRAKERVFSFRTASHRWDPKSQRPELWHLYNARKAKGESMRVFPISNWTELDIWQYIRAEGIEIVPLYFAAPRPTVERDGLILMVDDERFRLEAGETPVERSVRFRTLGCYPLTGAVESEAASLEDVIQEMLLTTTSERQGRAIDHDQAASMEKKKQEGYF; the protein is encoded by the coding sequence ATGGGATCCGAATTGCCTTCCTCCCCCCTCACCCATCTTCAGCGCCTCGAGGCCGAGAGCATCCACATCCTGCGCGAAGTGGTCGCCGAGGCCGAACGGCCAGTGATGCTCTATTCAATCGGCAAGGACAGCGCGGTGATGCTCCACCTCGCCAAGAAAGCCTTTTACCCCGCGCCACCACCCTTCCCGCTGCTCCATGTCGACACGACGTGGAAGTTCAAGGCGATGTACGAGTTGCGCGACCGGGCCGCGCGGGCCGCGGGGATGGAACTGATCGTCCACCGCAATCCCGACGCGCTGGCGCAGGGGGTCAATCCGTTCGATCATGGCAGCCTGCACACCGATCTTTGGAAGACCGAAGGGTTGAAGCAGGCGCTTGATCTTCATGGCTTCGACGCGGCGTTCGGCGGCGCGCGACGCGACGAGGAGAAGAGCCGCGCCAAGGAGCGTGTCTTCTCGTTCCGCACCGCCAGTCATCGCTGGGACCCGAAGAGCCAGCGCCCCGAGCTCTGGCACCTCTACAATGCCCGCAAGGCCAAGGGCGAGAGCATGCGGGTGTTCCCGATCTCAAACTGGACCGAGCTCGACATCTGGCAATATATCCGCGCCGAGGGGATCGAGATCGTGCCGCTCTATTTCGCCGCGCCGCGCCCGACGGTGGAGCGCGACGGGCTGATCCTGATGGTCGACGACGAACGCTTTCGACTGGAGGCTGGCGAGACGCCGGTCGAGCGGTCGGTGCGCTTCCGCACGCTGGGTTGCTACCCGCTCACGGGCGCCGTCGAGAGCGAGGCCGCCAGTCTCGAGGACGTCATCCAGGAAATGCTGCTCACCACCACCTCCGAACGCCAGGGCCGCGCGATCGATCACGATCAGGCGGCAAGCATGGAGAAGAAGAAGCAGGAGGGGTATTTTTGA
- a CDS encoding UDP-glucose dehydrogenase family protein, with protein MRIAMIGTGYVGLVSGACFSDFGHEVVCVDKDARKIELLHQNVMPIYEPGLAELVASNVKAGRLTFTTDLAEGVKDADAVFIAVGTPSRRGDGHADLSYVYAAAREIAEHLTRPSVIVTKSTVPVGTGDEVERIVAEMAPDSGAKVVSNPEFLREGAAIEDFKRPDRVVIGTDDEDARQVMREIYRPLSLNQGAPLLFTGRRTSELIKYAANAFLAVKITFINEIADLCETVGADVQEVSRGIGLDNRIGAKFLHAGPGYGGSCFPKDTLALLKTAADNETPLRIVEATVQVNDNRKRAMGRKVIKAMGGDAHGKTVAVLGLTFKPNTDDMRDAPSLSVIAALQDAGATVRAYDPEGVEQARPMLPGVDFCPNPYAAAEGADALVIVTEWDEFRALDLGRMAKTLRTPLLVDLRNIYPAAEAERAGLRLVGVGKPKAN; from the coding sequence TTGCGCATCGCGATGATCGGCACGGGCTATGTAGGCCTTGTCTCCGGGGCCTGTTTCTCGGACTTCGGGCACGAAGTCGTCTGCGTCGACAAGGACGCGCGCAAGATCGAACTGCTCCACCAGAACGTCATGCCGATCTATGAGCCGGGGTTGGCCGAATTGGTCGCGTCGAACGTGAAGGCGGGCCGCCTGACCTTCACCACCGATCTTGCCGAGGGCGTCAAGGACGCGGACGCCGTGTTCATCGCCGTCGGGACACCCAGCCGCCGGGGCGACGGTCATGCCGATCTCTCCTATGTCTATGCGGCAGCGCGTGAGATCGCCGAGCACCTGACCCGGCCGAGTGTGATCGTCACCAAATCGACGGTGCCGGTGGGCACCGGCGACGAAGTCGAGCGGATCGTCGCCGAGATGGCGCCGGACAGCGGCGCCAAGGTCGTCTCCAATCCCGAATTCCTGCGCGAGGGCGCGGCGATCGAGGACTTCAAGCGCCCCGATCGCGTGGTCATAGGCACCGACGACGAAGATGCCCGCCAGGTGATGCGCGAGATCTACCGGCCGCTGTCGCTCAACCAGGGCGCGCCGCTGCTGTTCACCGGACGCCGCACCTCCGAACTGATCAAATACGCTGCAAACGCGTTCCTCGCGGTCAAGATCACCTTCATCAACGAGATCGCCGACCTGTGCGAGACTGTCGGCGCCGACGTCCAGGAAGTGTCGCGCGGGATCGGGCTCGACAATCGCATCGGCGCCAAGTTCCTGCACGCAGGCCCCGGTTATGGTGGCTCGTGCTTCCCCAAGGACACGCTGGCGCTGCTCAAGACCGCGGCCGACAACGAGACGCCGCTACGCATCGTCGAGGCGACGGTGCAAGTGAACGACAATCGCAAGCGCGCGATGGGCCGCAAGGTGATCAAGGCGATGGGCGGCGACGCGCATGGCAAGACCGTCGCGGTGCTCGGCCTCACCTTCAAGCCGAACACCGACGACATGCGCGACGCGCCCAGTCTGTCGGTAATCGCGGCGCTGCAGGACGCCGGCGCGACCGTGCGGGCCTATGACCCCGAGGGTGTCGAGCAGGCGCGCCCGATGCTGCCCGGCGTCGACTTCTGCCCCAATCCCTATGCCGCGGCCGAAGGCGCCGACGCGCTGGTGATCGTCACGGAATGGGACGAGTTCCGCGCGCTCGATCTGGGCCGGATGGCCAAGACGCTGCGGACCCCCTTGCTCGTCGACCTGCGCAATATCTATCCTGCGGCGGAGGCCGAGCGCGCCGGGCTCAGGCTGGTGGGTGTGGGCAAGCCCAAAGCGAACTGA
- the cysN gene encoding sulfate adenylyltransferase subunit CysN — translation MNSYRPDALIASDISAYLTLHQNKSLLRFITCGSVDDGKSTLIGRLLYDSKMIFEDQLASLEADSKRVGTQGQEIDFALLVDGLAAEREQGITIDVAYRFFSTEKRKFIVADTPGHEQYTRNMVTGASTADLAIILIDARKGVLTQTRRHSYLAHLLGIRHIVVAVNKMDLIGYDQAAYQAIVDDYREFAKSIGIQDFTPIPLSGFKGDNVTGPSANTPWYAGPALLEHLEQVDVEVDTDRTRPFRLPVQWVNRPNLDFRGFAGLIASGVVKPGDAVRILPSGRTTSVARIVAMDGDRDEAGAGESVTLTLADEVDCSRGDVIAAADAPPQVADQFKATIVWMDQAELLPGRAYWLKLGTQTVSVTVREPEYTIDVNTLANAPAKTLKLNDIGVAEIAADRGIVFAPYADSHDLGGFILIDKATNATVAAGMLHHALRRAQNVHWQAIEITREAHAAQKGQQARLLWFTGLSGSGKSTIANLVEKKLHAMGKHSFLLDGDNVRHGLNRDLSFTDADRVENIRRVGEVARLMTDAGLIVLTAFISPFRAEREMVRAMLPPGDFFEIFIDTPIAEAERRDPKGLYRKARAGEIANFTGISSPYEAPERPEIRIDTTKETPEAAAERIVETIMGTWSPVI, via the coding sequence TTGAACTCCTATCGCCCCGACGCGCTGATCGCGTCCGACATCTCCGCATACCTCACGCTGCACCAGAACAAGTCGCTGCTGCGGTTCATCACCTGCGGCAGCGTGGACGACGGAAAATCCACGCTTATCGGACGCTTGCTCTACGATTCGAAGATGATCTTCGAGGACCAGCTGGCGAGCCTCGAAGCCGACAGCAAGCGTGTCGGGACGCAGGGCCAGGAGATAGACTTCGCGCTCCTCGTCGACGGACTCGCAGCCGAGCGCGAGCAGGGCATCACTATTGATGTCGCCTATCGGTTCTTTTCCACCGAAAAGCGCAAGTTCATCGTCGCCGACACGCCGGGTCATGAGCAATATACCCGCAACATGGTCACGGGCGCATCGACCGCCGATCTTGCCATTATCTTGATAGATGCCCGAAAAGGCGTGCTTACCCAGACACGGCGGCACTCTTATCTGGCGCATCTGCTTGGAATCAGGCACATTGTCGTCGCGGTGAACAAGATGGATCTGATCGGGTACGATCAGGCCGCGTATCAGGCGATCGTCGACGACTATCGCGAGTTCGCGAAATCGATTGGAATTCAGGACTTTACGCCGATCCCGCTCTCGGGATTCAAGGGCGACAACGTCACCGGGCCGTCGGCGAATACGCCTTGGTACGCCGGGCCGGCGCTGCTGGAACATCTGGAACAAGTAGACGTCGAAGTTGACACCGACCGCACCAGGCCGTTCCGCCTTCCGGTGCAATGGGTGAACCGGCCGAACCTCGACTTCCGCGGCTTTGCCGGACTGATCGCCAGCGGTGTGGTCAAACCCGGTGACGCAGTGAGAATCCTGCCCTCGGGACGGACCACCAGTGTGGCGCGGATCGTGGCGATGGACGGCGACCGCGACGAAGCCGGCGCCGGAGAATCGGTGACGCTGACGCTCGCCGACGAAGTCGATTGCTCGCGCGGCGACGTCATCGCCGCTGCCGACGCCCCGCCACAGGTGGCGGACCAGTTCAAGGCGACGATCGTCTGGATGGACCAGGCCGAATTGCTGCCCGGCCGCGCCTATTGGCTCAAGCTCGGCACCCAGACAGTGAGCGTCACCGTGCGCGAGCCGGAGTACACGATCGATGTGAACACGCTGGCCAATGCGCCAGCCAAGACGCTCAAGCTCAACGACATCGGCGTGGCCGAGATCGCCGCCGACCGCGGAATCGTGTTCGCGCCCTATGCCGACAGCCACGATCTCGGCGGGTTCATCCTGATCGACAAGGCGACCAACGCCACCGTCGCCGCCGGGATGCTCCACCATGCACTGCGGCGCGCGCAGAACGTCCATTGGCAGGCGATCGAGATCACTCGCGAGGCGCATGCGGCGCAAAAGGGCCAGCAGGCACGTCTGTTGTGGTTCACCGGGCTTTCGGGCTCGGGCAAGTCGACCATCGCCAATCTGGTCGAGAAGAAGCTGCACGCGATGGGCAAGCACAGCTTCCTGCTCGACGGCGACAATGTCCGCCACGGGCTCAACCGCGACCTCAGCTTCACCGATGCCGACCGGGTCGAGAATATCCGCCGCGTCGGCGAAGTCGCCAGATTGATGACCGATGCCGGGCTGATCGTGCTGACTGCGTTCATCTCGCCGTTCCGCGCCGAGCGCGAGATGGTGCGCGCAATGCTTCCACCAGGCGACTTCTTCGAGATATTCATCGACACGCCGATCGCCGAAGCCGAGCGGCGCGACCCCAAGGGGCTGTATCGCAAGGCCAGGGCCGGCGAGATCGCCAACTTCACCGGCATATCGAGCCCCTATGAAGCCCCCGAACGGCCGGAAATCCGGATCGACACGACGAAGGAGACGCCCGAGGCCGCGGCCGAACGGATCGTCGAGACGATCATGGGAACGTGGAGCCCGGTGATTTGA
- a CDS encoding putative bifunctional diguanylate cyclase/phosphodiesterase translates to MNFATLRRHLGRPRADALVMDVAARIAELLPDVRILTAGRALIEIGFEREAPEAGAADIERLRKALACPFNLDGESYHLQVQFGVAVAPSEDCDDVRLAEAAESALEQARSEKRVVMVDLSREDLAFDRLTLMRELPRAIAQGEMFLQYQPKVHVRRQEIASAEALVRWQHPQRGLILPGDFISVAEEAGEIGALTMWTLRQVIADQKRLAAEGHDLTLFLNISGMLLADAEFVKEACAIVSISGAKLGFEITETAVIRDPDSAIQHLQTFADIGVQLAIDDYGAGLSSLAYLKRLPANELKIDKMFIMQLTSSNRDPLIVRSTIDLAHALEMEVTAEGVETPSALALLSVMGCDMVQGFLLSRPLGFDAFRKYLADEAHLASSANVQSFIRPESFWKRA, encoded by the coding sequence GTGAACTTCGCAACGCTGCGCCGTCATCTCGGTCGCCCACGCGCCGATGCCCTGGTTATGGACGTGGCGGCGCGAATCGCCGAACTGCTTCCGGATGTACGAATTCTGACAGCGGGCCGCGCGCTGATCGAGATCGGCTTCGAACGCGAGGCCCCTGAAGCAGGTGCCGCGGACATCGAGCGGCTGCGCAAGGCGCTCGCCTGTCCTTTCAACCTCGACGGCGAATCATATCATCTCCAGGTGCAATTCGGCGTCGCCGTGGCACCGAGCGAGGATTGCGATGACGTTCGCCTTGCCGAAGCGGCGGAGTCCGCGCTCGAACAGGCGCGCAGCGAAAAGCGGGTCGTCATGGTCGATCTGTCGCGTGAGGACCTTGCCTTCGATCGCTTGACACTGATGCGTGAGCTTCCCCGCGCGATCGCCCAAGGCGAGATGTTCCTGCAATATCAGCCCAAGGTTCATGTGCGCCGCCAGGAGATCGCCAGTGCCGAGGCATTGGTTCGCTGGCAGCACCCGCAGCGCGGGCTCATCCTGCCCGGCGACTTCATCTCGGTTGCCGAGGAAGCTGGCGAGATCGGTGCGCTGACGATGTGGACGTTGCGTCAGGTGATCGCCGATCAGAAGCGGCTCGCTGCCGAAGGGCACGACCTCACGCTGTTCCTCAACATCTCCGGCATGCTTCTCGCTGACGCCGAATTCGTGAAGGAGGCCTGCGCGATCGTCTCGATCAGCGGTGCCAAACTGGGCTTCGAGATCACCGAGACCGCAGTGATCCGCGATCCCGACAGCGCGATCCAGCATCTGCAGACCTTCGCTGATATCGGAGTCCAGCTCGCGATCGACGATTATGGCGCCGGACTCTCGTCGCTCGCTTATCTCAAGCGGCTGCCGGCGAACGAGCTCAAGATCGACAAGATGTTCATCATGCAGCTGACCTCCAGCAATCGCGATCCACTCATCGTCCGCTCTACGATCGATCTAGCGCACGCGCTGGAGATGGAAGTCACCGCCGAAGGCGTCGAGACGCCGTCGGCGCTGGCGCTGCTCAGCGTCATGGGGTGCGACATGGTGCAGGGCTTCCTGCTTTCGCGTCCGCTCGGCTTCGATGCGTTTCGGAAATACCTCGCCGACGAGGCACATCTCGCCAGCTCGGCCAACGTGCAGTCGTTTATCCGGCCCGAAAGTTTCTGGAAGCGCGCGTGA
- a CDS encoding two-component system response regulator: MHDSYRQCFAVPDGGAEALGAMAAELFGAETPAEPALRFVCDHRMQGLDAVAAVEESLRTGERYSVAFIDVRMPPGIDGKETAKRIRALDPDINLVIVTGYSDFSPIEISRAAGPADKIFYIAKPFQAEEVLQTATALAHRWTVDLDLKKAILLLEEQKLELAANESRAIHMANHDSLTDAPNRLAFLHALGQAVKGDQCFAMAMLDLDRFKLVNDTLGHLAGDELLRMVCEILQTSLRDGFVARLGGDEFAMLIHVAGEDDAVMRCERLLKAVSTSFKVFGHSVQGGASIGLIVVEPGRIGDPVDVMRRADLALNEAKRQGRGCVRVFDESMDESIRFRRQIEGGLSEAIAKNELKLVFQPIVGRDLDITGFEALIRWCSPEYGMVPPAMFIPIAEESNLIHELGDWVIDEAIDVLKSWPGQYVSVNFSPRQFRRHNFVAHVVERVASAGVEPGRFQIEITETAIFDNVERAAEILFKLRQMGFRIALDDFGTGYSSLYNIRRFALDCLKIDRSFVDGMGRERESAAIVHSVIHLGRALGMEVVAEGVETAAQLEALRIAGCSHMQGYHLSRPVDAEDALVLAEKGSLAPQPEFEVAGTGTHG; encoded by the coding sequence ATGCACGATTCCTATCGCCAGTGCTTCGCCGTGCCCGATGGCGGTGCCGAGGCGCTCGGCGCGATGGCGGCCGAATTGTTCGGCGCCGAAACCCCCGCCGAGCCCGCACTCCGCTTCGTCTGCGACCACCGGATGCAGGGCCTCGACGCCGTCGCCGCGGTCGAGGAATCGCTGCGCACCGGCGAACGCTATTCGGTCGCCTTCATCGACGTCCGCATGCCCCCCGGCATCGACGGCAAGGAAACCGCGAAGCGCATCCGCGCGCTCGATCCCGACATCAACCTCGTCATCGTCACCGGCTATTCGGACTTCTCGCCGATCGAAATCAGCCGCGCCGCCGGCCCCGCCGACAAGATCTTCTACATCGCCAAGCCCTTCCAGGCCGAGGAGGTCCTCCAGACCGCGACTGCGCTCGCGCACCGCTGGACCGTGGATCTCGACCTCAAAAAGGCGATTCTCCTGCTCGAGGAACAGAAGCTCGAGCTCGCCGCCAACGAATCGCGCGCGATCCACATGGCCAATCACGATTCGCTCACCGACGCGCCCAATCGCCTCGCCTTCCTCCACGCGCTCGGCCAGGCCGTCAAAGGCGACCAGTGCTTCGCGATGGCGATGCTGGATCTCGATCGATTCAAGCTGGTCAACGACACGCTCGGTCATCTCGCCGGCGACGAATTGCTCCGCATGGTATGCGAGATCCTCCAGACCAGCCTCCGCGACGGATTCGTCGCCCGGCTCGGCGGCGATGAATTCGCGATGCTGATCCATGTCGCGGGCGAGGACGATGCGGTGATGCGCTGCGAGCGCTTGCTCAAAGCCGTCAGCACCAGCTTCAAGGTGTTCGGCCATTCGGTCCAGGGCGGCGCCTCGATCGGGCTGATCGTGGTCGAGCCCGGCCGGATCGGCGATCCGGTGGACGTGATGCGCCGCGCCGATCTCGCGCTCAACGAAGCCAAGCGCCAGGGCCGCGGCTGCGTCCGCGTGTTCGACGAGAGCATGGACGAATCGATCCGCTTCCGCCGCCAGATCGAGGGCGGGCTGTCCGAAGCGATCGCCAAGAACGAACTCAAGCTGGTCTTCCAGCCGATCGTCGGCCGCGATCTCGACATCACCGGCTTCGAGGCGCTGATCCGCTGGTGCAGCCCCGAATATGGCATGGTCCCGCCGGCGATGTTCATCCCGATCGCCGAGGAATCAAACCTGATCCACGAACTCGGCGACTGGGTGATCGACGAAGCGATCGACGTGCTGAAAAGCTGGCCCGGCCAATATGTCTCGGTCAATTTCAGCCCGCGTCAGTTCCGCCGGCACAATTTCGTCGCGCATGTCGTCGAGCGCGTCGCCAGCGCCGGAGTCGAGCCCGGCCGCTTCCAGATCGAGATCACCGAGACCGCGATCTTCGACAATGTCGAGCGCGCCGCCGAGATCCTGTTCAAGCTGCGCCAGATGGGCTTCCGCATCGCGCTCGACGATTTCGGCACCGGCTATTCGTCGCTCTACAATATCCGCCGCTTCGCGCTCGATTGCCTCAAGATCGATCGCAGCTTCGTCGACGGCATGGGCCGCGAGCGCGAATCCGCCGCGATCGTCCATTCGGTGATCCATCTCGGCCGCGCGCTCGGCATGGAAGTCGTCGCCGAGGGCGTCGAGACCGCAGCCCAGCTGGAAGCATTGCGCATCGCCGGTTGCAGCCACATGCAGGGCTATCATCTCTCGCGTCCGGTCGATGCCGAGGACGCGCTGGTGCTCGCCGAAAAGGGCAGCCTCGCGCCCCAGCCCGAATTTGAGGTCGCAGGCACCGGGACTCACGGCTGA
- a CDS encoding sensor histidine kinase — protein MARLRLPRSLGAKLVLILTGVGLLGATALTLLLATVITPNFNRLERDAVAAHVARTRAVVEDLAAKVENAVRDYGDWNASWDYMANPGRAFEEESFSTLAMANLDVNGMAYVRPDRSVVIARWIDVAHEVELPAMRGALTAAIGRLDFEAALHGRSSAGFYLKLGDTLAAIGIARVRRSDGSGSPRGYVLMARTVTSQQLGTLLQIEATLAAPADAVTIASSAARTRIAVPIPGADGRAVATAAYVVPRDLSTLGKRMLMLAVLGSSLLLVVVLLVLRRMIGRLVLRPLHRVERHMGVVRNSGDLGLLTERARDDEIGSLVTSFNSMLRQLKDLRERLEVQSFSLGRSESAVAVMHNVRNALNPVTMVLSQSADRPATVDRATIDRALAEIADPALPAERRQKLLAFLAAAFEAIERERADRREQFGVGRAALRQVLEIIGEQQQAANARPALAICDISEIVAQNATIARYSGENSIAFSFPSKSHPVRANRVILSQVIGNLFANAAEAIAATGRHGGSIAVSVHQKGERTEIVIRDDGEGFDPAQTPTLFQRGFSTRAHKSGGLGLHWCANSMLAMEGALELRSEGRGMGARAVLTLNAAITAEDLAA, from the coding sequence ATGGCGCGGTTGCGTTTGCCGCGCTCGCTCGGCGCCAAGCTCGTATTGATATTGACCGGGGTCGGGCTGCTCGGCGCGACGGCGCTGACTCTGCTGCTCGCCACCGTCATCACGCCGAACTTCAATCGGCTCGAACGCGATGCCGTTGCCGCGCATGTCGCGCGCACCCGGGCCGTGGTCGAGGATCTCGCCGCCAAGGTCGAGAATGCAGTGCGCGATTATGGCGACTGGAATGCGTCGTGGGACTATATGGCCAATCCCGGGCGGGCCTTCGAGGAAGAGAGCTTCTCGACTCTCGCGATGGCCAATCTCGACGTCAACGGTATGGCCTATGTCCGCCCCGATCGCTCGGTGGTGATCGCCCGCTGGATCGATGTTGCCCACGAAGTCGAATTGCCCGCGATGCGCGGTGCGCTCACCGCGGCGATCGGACGGCTCGATTTCGAAGCCGCACTGCACGGCCGCAGCTCGGCCGGATTCTACCTCAAGCTGGGTGACACGCTAGCCGCGATCGGCATCGCCCGGGTGCGCCGCAGCGACGGCAGCGGCAGTCCGCGCGGCTATGTGCTGATGGCGCGCACGGTCACGTCGCAACAACTCGGCACCTTGCTCCAGATCGAGGCGACCCTCGCCGCGCCCGCCGATGCGGTGACCATCGCGTCGAGCGCCGCGCGCACCCGCATCGCGGTGCCGATACCGGGGGCCGACGGACGCGCCGTCGCCACTGCCGCCTACGTTGTCCCGCGCGATCTCTCGACCCTCGGCAAGCGCATGCTGATGCTCGCGGTGCTCGGCTCGTCGCTGTTGCTGGTCGTGGTGCTGCTGGTGCTGCGCCGGATGATCGGCCGGCTGGTGCTCCGCCCGCTTCACCGCGTCGAACGCCACATGGGCGTGGTGCGCAATTCGGGCGATCTCGGCCTGCTCACCGAACGTGCCCGCGACGACGAGATCGGCAGTCTGGTCACCAGCTTCAATTCGATGCTGCGCCAGCTGAAGGATCTGCGCGAGCGGCTCGAGGTCCAGAGCTTCAGCCTCGGCCGCAGCGAAAGCGCTGTCGCGGTGATGCACAATGTCCGCAACGCGCTGAACCCGGTCACCATGGTGCTGAGCCAAAGCGCGGATCGGCCGGCCACGGTCGATCGGGCGACGATCGATCGGGCGCTCGCCGAGATCGCCGACCCGGCATTGCCCGCCGAACGCCGGCAGAAGCTCCTCGCCTTCCTCGCCGCGGCGTTCGAGGCGATCGAACGCGAGCGCGCGGATCGCCGCGAACAGTTCGGCGTCGGCCGCGCGGCGCTTCGCCAGGTGCTCGAGATCATCGGCGAGCAGCAGCAGGCGGCCAATGCGCGCCCTGCGCTGGCCATTTGCGACATCAGCGAAATCGTCGCCCAGAACGCCACGATCGCGCGTTATTCGGGCGAGAATTCGATCGCGTTCAGCTTCCCGTCGAAGTCGCATCCCGTGCGCGCCAACCGGGTGATCCTGAGCCAGGTGATCGGCAATCTCTTCGCCAACGCCGCCGAGGCGATCGCCGCCACGGGCAGGCACGGGGGCAGCATCGCCGTCTCGGTCCACCAAAAGGGCGAGCGCACCGAGATCGTCATCCGCGACGATGGCGAAGGCTTCGATCCCGCGCAGACGCCGACCTTGTTCCAGCGCGGCTTCTCGACTCGCGCGCACAAATCCGGCGGGCTCGGGCTGCATTGGTGCGCCAATTCGATGCTGGCGATGGAGGGCGCGCTCGAATTGCGCAGCGAGGGCAGAGGAATGGGCGCGCGGGCGGTGCTGACACTAAACGCCGCGATTACCGCCGAAGACCTCGCCGCCTGA
- a CDS encoding 3'(2'),5'-bisphosphate nucleotidase CysQ, translating to MTDAELARDIATEAGALLLRIQDECAGGDRGDREANVLILERLRAARPEDAILSEESVDDPTRLARSRVWIVDPLDGTREFAERRDDWAVHVALAVDGRAEAGAVALPRLGVTLSSDAPQMLAEPQTPPRLLVSRSRPSALCVDVAGRIGAVSVGMGSAGAKAMAVVRGAAEIYLHSGGQHQWDNCAPVAVALAAGLHASRIDGSPIVYNGRATEIPDLLICRKEWAETVLAAVRECGR from the coding sequence TTGACCGACGCCGAACTTGCCCGCGATATTGCAACCGAGGCGGGGGCGCTGCTGCTGCGCATTCAGGACGAATGCGCCGGCGGCGATCGCGGCGACCGCGAGGCGAATGTGCTGATCCTCGAACGGCTGCGCGCGGCGCGGCCCGAGGATGCGATCCTGTCGGAGGAATCGGTCGACGATCCGACGCGACTGGCGCGAAGCCGGGTGTGGATCGTCGATCCGCTGGACGGCACGCGCGAATTCGCCGAACGGCGCGATGATTGGGCAGTGCACGTCGCGCTGGCGGTCGACGGGCGGGCCGAGGCCGGCGCGGTGGCGCTGCCGCGTCTGGGCGTGACTCTATCGAGCGACGCACCGCAGATGCTGGCCGAACCGCAGACGCCCCCGCGGCTACTGGTCAGCCGATCGCGACCGAGCGCTTTGTGCGTCGACGTCGCCGGGCGGATCGGCGCAGTGTCGGTGGGCATGGGATCGGCCGGGGCCAAGGCGATGGCAGTGGTGCGCGGCGCGGCCGAGATCTATCTGCACAGCGGCGGCCAGCACCAATGGGACAATTGCGCGCCGGTCGCCGTGGCGTTGGCTGCGGGGCTGCACGCGTCGCGGATCGACGGATCGCCGATCGTGTATAACGGGCGTGCGACGGAGATCCCCGATCTCCTGATCTGCCGGAAGGAATGGGCCGAGACGGTGCTGGCGGCGGTGAGGGAGTGCGGGCGCTGA
- a CDS encoding SET domain-containing protein codes for MGLDIWFVLAIGLSFAGYAVYLLGLRHQTVRPNRASWLIWAAATSLEALTYAAVNPGAPQGWVFALSAIACVAVTISIWRRSSWAPPSPTETFCIATCLTALVLWLVFREAFWAHMLVVAAVPVSFWPTWASAWADRSRERSPAWGLWTFGDLATLLIAVRGAELGLAELGYILVELLCHASVWFLIGLTTINPLRAFGVRRGGLRIFERYRASNNLFRVGDNHLGKAVFAAAPFAEGAILLEFTGRRLPAHQLPSLMQGRSDRFVQVTPDHYMGPSGQLDDLVNHSCAPNAGLRFTDEGVFLVAVRAIAAGEEISWDYSTTLRESNWHMLCKCKAPECRRVIGNFESLDAERQEWFRARNLVAPYLRRRDDVGGKRAAG; via the coding sequence TTGGGGCTCGACATCTGGTTCGTGCTGGCGATCGGGCTGAGCTTTGCAGGCTATGCCGTGTATCTGCTCGGGCTGCGGCACCAGACGGTCCGGCCCAATCGCGCCTCGTGGCTGATCTGGGCCGCGGCGACCTCGCTCGAAGCGCTGACCTATGCCGCGGTGAACCCCGGCGCACCGCAAGGCTGGGTGTTCGCGCTTTCCGCGATAGCCTGCGTCGCCGTGACGATCAGCATCTGGCGGCGCTCGTCCTGGGCACCGCCCTCACCCACCGAGACCTTTTGCATCGCCACCTGCCTGACCGCGCTGGTGCTGTGGCTCGTATTTCGCGAAGCCTTCTGGGCGCACATGCTGGTGGTGGCGGCGGTTCCGGTGAGCTTCTGGCCGACCTGGGCGAGCGCATGGGCCGATCGTTCGCGCGAACGATCGCCGGCCTGGGGGCTGTGGACCTTCGGCGATCTGGCGACCTTGCTGATCGCGGTACGGGGGGCCGAACTCGGCCTCGCCGAGCTCGGTTATATCCTCGTCGAACTGCTCTGCCATGCCAGCGTCTGGTTCCTGATCGGGCTGACGACGATCAACCCGCTGCGCGCGTTCGGCGTCCGCCGCGGCGGCCTGCGTATCTTCGAGCGCTACCGGGCTTCGAACAATCTCTTCAGAGTCGGCGACAACCACCTCGGCAAGGCCGTGTTCGCCGCGGCGCCCTTCGCCGAGGGCGCCATATTGCTCGAATTCACCGGGCGCCGGCTGCCCGCACACCAGCTGCCCAGCCTGATGCAAGGGCGCAGCGACCGGTTCGTCCAGGTGACCCCCGATCATTATATGGGGCCTTCGGGCCAGCTCGACGATCTGGTCAACCACAGCTGCGCGCCCAATGCCGGGCTGCGCTTCACCGATGAGGGGGTATTCCTCGTCGCGGTCCGCGCGATCGCGGCGGGCGAGGAGATCAGCTGGGACTATTCGACGACGCTGCGCGAATCCAACTGGCACATGCTGTGCAAGTGCAAGGCGCCCGAATGCCGGCGGGTGATCGGCAATTTCGAGTCGCTCGACGCCGAGCGACAGGAGTGGTTTCGCGCGCGGAACCTGGTGGCGCCGTATCTGCGGCGGCGGGATGATGTGGGTGGGAAGCGGGCTGCCGGGTAG